In Thermothelomyces thermophilus ATCC 42464 chromosome 2, complete sequence, a single window of DNA contains:
- a CDS encoding 30 kDa heat shock protein — MSSLWHPRFSHSGSSTPGFSSLFRMLEDFDRYTSQLANQGSTSVAAFSPRFDVAEHDKEYVLQGELPGVPPSNVEIEFTDEQTLVVRGRSERQHTEGDPSLLEGPAEKKKIEGEGGSKDTAATKGKDEGKPKPRYWLSERSYGEFSRVFTFPAPVNQDNVQAKFKDGILDIVVPKAERKSGRKITIQ, encoded by the coding sequence ATGTCGTCTCTTTGGCACCCGCGCTTCTCCCACAGCGGCTCCAGCACGCCCGGCTTCTCGTCGCTGTTCCGCATGCTGGAAGACTTTGACCGCTACACCTCGCAGCTGGCCAACCAGGGCAGCACCAGCGTGGCGGCCTTCTCGCCTCGGTTCGACGTCGCCGAGCACGACAAAGAATACGTCCTGCAGGGCGAGCTGCCCGGCGTGCCACCGTCAAACGTCGAGATCGAGTTCACGGACGAGCAGACGCTCGTGGTGCGCGGCCGCTCGGAGCGCCAGCACACCGAGGGCGACCCGTCCCTGCTCGAGGGCCCTGCCGAGAAAAAGAAGATCGAGGGTGAGGGCGGCAGCAAGGATACGGCTGCGACCAAGGGCAAGGACGAGGGCAAGCCCAAGCCTCGGTACTGGCTGAGCGAGCGGTCTTACGGCGAGTTCTCCCGCGTCTTCACCTTCCCGGCCCCCGTCAACCAGGACAACGTCCAGGCCAAATTCAAGGACGGCATCCTGGACATCGTTGTCCCCAAGGCCGAGAGGAAGAGCGGTCGGAAGATTACGATTCAGTAA
- a CDS encoding histidine kinase: MHPHSTETKSAGPDVGFIFNLAPLALLILSPAWRITRASARFLSDWRVSADDCIGQSFLDFIESQLHPPRPSRLAHLTSTIDDAIAARAERTTIPINTKHGVSWNARVIPVFNHDELLSIVLEWHEGPPVHVSTDELFKPGFSTDEAFRILVQAVKDYAIFLLDTNGHIASWNRGAEVLKGYKREDVIGKHFSIFYGKEDLDIGKPQMELEICLREGRVEDEGWRYRRDGSRFWANVVITAIYKDGVHVGFGKVTRDLTERKSTEARLIAAYEESEKLKSDFLANMSHEIRTPMHGMLSACTLLLDTELSARQRDTVSIMEESGQVLLQVINDILDYSKLASGSFTIKSDIVGITSIVTSVVRSVQATLPPSVHFELFLAPDLPRSVHGDPLRYRQILQNIVGNAAKFTDKGSIRVRAAIESEDETSYTILTEVTDTGIGIPEDASANLFTPFTQFDATTTKQYKGTGLGLSIAKSLAELMGGGIGYRPNPDRKGSVFWFTARFKKIGRLGQMRDWRKPMSDREDPEPAVPDEIGALQAELKMVSSIKNLLVVEDNVINQKVILGMLRSIGLKNVDLASNGSEAVKMVCGKPAAYDIVLMDISMPVMDGNAATKEIRSSGILVPIIAMTAYALKGDRERCLEHGMNDYVAKPVDKKRLIKVLGKWLLRMTDYRKTYDEQRRAELSPPPTVAGPAATAGAEAKQFLSEVANGLGSLSAEARQINPPVTSPQRATFEGADDPGPAVAEAPDPKEAAAAATTTTTTTTATATATTSTTETAAEVATTTEKREEADAADHPGKEEEEKASDPDTTASVETDRGALPDVSGPPPDDKAVEKTSQQTLQEGPPLVGMEHPPLSHRPLQKPEDSEAEVSSPSADRIGTEPTPPEDSAHIEGPTSSETGAGAAANDGVEPVDSKG, translated from the coding sequence ATGCACCCGCACTCGACCGAGACCAAGTCTGCTGGACCCGACGTCGGCTTCATCTTCAACCTCGCTCCCCTCGCGCTGCTCATCCTCAGCCCCGCATGGCGCATCACGAGAGCCTCGGCGCGCTTTCTCTCCGACTGGCGCGTGTCCGCCGACGACTGCATCGGCCAGTCCTTTCTTGACTTTATCGAGAGCCAGCTGCACCCGCCAAGGCCCAGTCGGCTCGCCCATTTGACCTCGACCATCGACGATGCCAtcgccgcccgcgccgagCGCACCACGATACCCATCAACACGAAGCACGGCGTCTCGTGGAATGCGCGCGTCATACCCGTCTTCAACCACGATGAGCTGCTCTCCATCGTTCTCGAGTGGCACGAGGGGCCCCCGGTCCACGTCTCGACTGACGAGCTGTTCAAGCCCGGCTTCTCGACCGACGAGGCCTTCCGCATCCTGGTCCAGGCCGTGAAGGACTATGCCATCTTCCTCCTCGACACAAACGGCCACATCGCGAGCTGGAACAGGGGCGCCGAGGTCCTCAAGGGCTACAAGCGGGAGGACGTCATCGGCAAGCACTTTTCCATCTTTTACggcaaggaggatctcgacATCGGGAAGCCCCAGATGGAGCTCGAGATCTGCCTCCGCGAGGGCCGGGTCGAGGACGAGGGCTGGCGGTACCGCCGGGACGGATCCCGCTTCTGGGCCAACGTCGTCATCACGGCCATATACAAGGACGGCGTGCACGTGGGGTTCGGCAAGGTGACGCGCGACCTGACGGAGCGCAAGTCGACCGAGGCGCGCCTCATCGCCGCCTACGAGGAGAGCGAGAAGCTCAAGTCCGACTTCCTCGCCAACATGAGCCACGAGATCCGGACGCCCATGCACGGCATGCTGTCGGCGTGCACCCTGCTGCTCGACACGGAGCTGTCGGCGAGGCAGCGCGACACCGTCAGCATCATGGAGGAGTCCGGCCAGGTCCTCCTGCAGGTCATCAACGACATCCTCGACTACTCGAAGCTCGCCTCGGGCAGCTTCACCATCAAATCGGACATTGTCGGCATCACGAGCATCGTGACCTCGGTCGTCCGCAGCGTCCAGGCCACGCTGCCGCCCTCGGTGCATTTCGAGCTCTTCCTGGCCCCCGACCTGCCCAGGTCCGTGCATGGCGACCCGCTGCGCTACCGGCAGATCCTGCAGAACATCGTGGGCAACGCGGCCAAGTTCACCGACAAGGGCAGCATCAGGGTGCGGGCCGCGATCGAGAGCGAGGACGAGACCAGCTACACGATCCTGACCGAAGTGACCGACACCGGCATCGGCATCCCCGAGGACGCCTCGGCCAACCTCTTCACCCCCTTCACCCAGTTCGACGCCACCACGACCAAACAGTACAAGGGCACCGGCCTGGGCCTGTCGATCGCCAAGTCGCTCGCCGAGCTGATGGGCGGCGGCATCGGTTACCGACCGAACCCAGACAGGAAGGGGAGCGTATTCTGGTTCACTGCGCGGTTCAAGAAGATCGGGCGTCTGGGCCAGATGCGGGACTGGAGAAAACCCATGTCGGACAGGGAAGACCCCGAACCGGCCGTGCCGGACGAGATCGGCGCGCTGCAGGCCGAGCTCAAGATGGTGTCCTCGATCAAGAACCTGCTGGTGGTGGAAGACAACGTGATCAACCAAAAGGTCATACTGGGAATGCTGCGCTCCATCGGCCTCAAGAACGTCGACCTGGCGTCGAACGGGTCGGAGGCGGTCAAGATGGTGTGCGGCAAGCCGGCCGCCTACGACATTGTGCTCATGGACATCAGCATGCCCGTCATGGACGGCAATGCCGCGACCAAGGAGATCCGATCTTCGGGCATCCTGGTGCCCATCATCGCCATGACGGCGTACGCGCTCAAGGGCGACAGGGAGCGCTGCTTGGAGCATGGAATGAACGACTACGTTGCCAAGCCGGTAGACAAGAAGCGCCTGATCAAGGTTCTTGGGAAGTGGTTGTTGAGGATGACAGATTACCGTAAGACATACGATGAGCAGCGACGTGCGGAGTTGAGCCCCCCACCGACGGTAGCCGGACCAGCTGCAACTGCCGGCGCCGAGGCAAAGCAATTCTTGTCCGAAGTCGCTAACGGGCTCGGTTCTCTCTCTGCAGAGGCTCGCCAAATAAACCCTCCCGTCACCTCGCCCCAGCGTGCAACCTTCGAGGGGGCCGATGATCCGGGACCGGCAGTCGCCGAGGCACCGGACCCGaaagaagcagcagcagcagcaacaacaacaacaacaacaacaacagcaacagcaacagcaacaacatcaACAACAGAAACAGCAGCAGAAGTAGCCACCACGACAGAGAAGCGGGAAGAGGCAGATGCGGCCGATCATCCAggaaaggaggaggaggagaaggcgtCGGAtccggacacgacggcatcCGTCGAGACGGACAGGGGCGCTTTGCCCGATGTGTCGGGCCCGCCGCCAGATGACAAGGCAGTCGAGAAAACAAGCCAGCAGACCTTACAGGAAGGGCCACCGCTGGTGGGGATGGAGCATCCTCCACTGAGCCACAGACCCCTTCAGAAACCCGAGGATAGCGAAGCCGAGGTCTCGTCTCCCTCGGCCGACCGCATCGGAACAGAACCGACTCCGCCGGAAGACAGCGCGCACATTGAAGGGCCAACCAGCTCGGAAACAGGCGCGGGAGCCGCTGCTAACGATGGTGTTGAGCCTGTGGATAGCAAGGGCTAG
- a CDS encoding glycoside hydrolase family 11 protein (CAZy_ID 267855): MVALSSLLVAASAAAVAVAAPSEALQKRQTLTSSQTGFHDGFYYSFWTDGAGNVRYTNEAGGRYSVTWSGNNGNWVGGKGWNPGAARNISFTGQYNPNGNSYLAVYGWTRNPLIEYYIVENFGTYDPSTGAQRLGSITVDGSTYNILKTTRVNQPSIEGTSTFDQFWSVRTNKRSSGSVNVKAHFDAWAQAGLRLGTHDYQIMATEGYFSSGSATITVGEGTSSGGGGDNGGGNNGGGGNTGTCSALYGQCGGQGWTGPTCCSQGTCRVSNQWYSQCL, encoded by the exons ATGGTTGCTCTCTCTTCTCTCCTCGTCGCTGCCTCTGCGGCGGCCGTGGCCGTGGCTGCGCCGAGCGAGGCCCTCCAGAAGCGCCAGACGCTCACGAGCAGCCAGACGGGCTTCCACGACGGCTTTTACTACTCCTTCTGGACCGACGGTGCCGGCAACGTCCGGTACACGAACGAGGCCGGCGGCCGGTACAGTGTCACCTGGTCCGGCAACAACGGCAACTGGGTTGGCGGCAAGGGCTGGAACCCGGGGGCTGCTCG CAACATCAGCTTCACGGGGCAGTATAACCCCAACGGCAACTCGTACCTGGCCGTGTACGGGTGGACGCGCAACCCGCTGATCGAGTACTACATCGTCGAGAACTTCGGCACGTACGACCCGTCGACGGGGGCGCAGCGGCTCGGCAGCATCACGGTGGACGGGTCGACGTACAACATCCTCAAGACGACGCGGGTCAACCAGCCGTCCATCGAGGGCACCAGCACCTTTGACCAGTTCTGGTCCGTCCGGACCAACAAGCGCAGCAGCGGCTCCGTCAACGTCAAGGCTCACTTCGACGCTTGGGCCCAGGCCGGCCTCCGCCTGGGCACCCACGACTACCAGATCATGGCCACCGAGGGCTACTTCTCGAGCGGCTCCGCCACCATCACCGTCGGCGAGGGCaccagcagcggcggcggcggcgacaatggcggcggcaacaacggcggcggcggcaacacCGGCACCTGCAGCGCCCTGTACGGCCAGTGCGGTGGCCAGGGGTGGACGGGCCCGACTTGCTGCTCCCAGGGAACCTGCCGCGTCTCCAACCAGTGGTACTCGCAGTGCTTGTAA